A single window of Sporosarcina sp. Marseille-Q4943 DNA harbors:
- a CDS encoding carbohydrate ABC transporter permease: MTQIPMGAVPKKKKEKLKVIGKSSRSPRKLFYEMKRNYSAYLFLLPKLILFTLFVAIPVVWAFVLSFQKYKIFGSEFVGFANYIKVFESDAFRIALKNTMLFTVVTVPFGVISALVLSTLIFELGKLSQSLFRSAFYLPTVTSMVIIAMVWRWMYNYDFGLFNYVLGWFGVGPVNWLGQSSTALWALIIMQCLIPFGVGIIMYLASMGSISQSLYEAARMDGASKFKQWIHITIPLLKPTTLYLVLLSTIGSFQVFTQIIMMTGGGPGSATETLVHLIYKTGFRDFEFGLAGAQSVVLFVIILIFSVIQFRVLRHDE; the protein is encoded by the coding sequence ATCGGGAAGTCGAGTAGGAGCCCTCGGAAACTGTTCTACGAAATGAAGCGGAACTATAGCGCGTACCTCTTCCTGCTTCCGAAGCTCATTCTTTTCACGCTTTTCGTAGCAATCCCCGTTGTGTGGGCATTCGTCCTTTCCTTTCAGAAATACAAGATTTTTGGCAGTGAATTTGTCGGGTTCGCGAACTACATAAAAGTGTTCGAGAGCGATGCATTCCGCATTGCGTTGAAGAATACGATGCTTTTCACGGTCGTGACGGTCCCGTTTGGCGTCATCAGCGCCCTTGTGCTGTCGACGCTCATTTTTGAGTTGGGGAAGCTGTCTCAAAGTCTATTCAGATCAGCGTTCTATTTGCCGACGGTCACGTCGATGGTCATCATCGCGATGGTGTGGCGCTGGATGTACAATTACGATTTCGGCCTATTTAACTATGTGCTCGGCTGGTTCGGCGTCGGTCCCGTCAACTGGCTCGGACAGTCAAGCACCGCGTTATGGGCGTTGATCATCATGCAATGCCTCATTCCGTTCGGTGTCGGGATCATCATGTATTTGGCTTCGATGGGATCGATCTCCCAATCGTTGTATGAAGCCGCACGGATGGATGGCGCGAGCAAATTCAAGCAATGGATCCATATTACGATCCCTTTATTAAAACCGACGACGTTGTATTTAGTGCTGCTGAGCACGATCGGTTCATTCCAAGTGTTCACGCAAATCATCATGATGACGGGGGGAGGACCGGGAAGCGCGACCGAGACGCTCGTCCATCTCATTTACAAAACGGGATTCCGGGATTTTGAATTTGGTTTGGCAGGAGCTCAATCAGTCGTATTATTTGTCATTATCCTCATCTTTTCTGTCATCCAATTCCGGGTGCTTCGCCATGATGAGTGA
- a CDS encoding carbohydrate ABC transporter permease yields MKKKPLDRLNKLIIFGLLTVFAVVSLLPLYWVFSTSLQLSSYQSQDMERPVSYVDSNPPKMYPMGIPLYFKHWGEAREAAKAGDSEEEAYHRDMMDHIVSNSFGSFKNLFKKHDVGKWFFNSIYIAVVVTIGILLIDSMAGYVLAKKKFPGRNLIFWVIISTMMIPGQVTLVPLFIMVGNLGLMDTHWALILPDLSMVFGVFLMRQFMYSIPDELLEAARMDGASEWRTFWTVVLPLARPGLAALGIFTFMSVWNSFLWPIIVLNTAELYTLPVGLKTLQDANLASFKLLMSGAAVAAIPMIIVFILFQRYFIQGLTLGGVKE; encoded by the coding sequence ATGAAGAAAAAACCGCTTGATCGTTTAAATAAACTAATTATATTCGGATTGCTCACTGTTTTCGCTGTTGTTTCTTTGCTTCCGCTATATTGGGTGTTCTCGACTTCCCTTCAATTAAGCAGCTACCAATCCCAAGACATGGAGCGGCCGGTTTCGTACGTCGATTCCAATCCGCCGAAAATGTATCCAATGGGGATTCCGCTTTATTTCAAACATTGGGGCGAGGCGAGGGAAGCGGCGAAAGCGGGAGATTCCGAAGAGGAAGCGTACCATCGTGACATGATGGACCATATCGTTTCAAATTCGTTCGGAAGCTTCAAGAACTTGTTCAAGAAGCATGATGTTGGGAAATGGTTTTTCAACAGTATTTACATTGCAGTCGTCGTTACGATAGGTATCTTGCTCATCGACTCGATGGCTGGATATGTTCTGGCGAAGAAGAAGTTTCCAGGGAGGAACCTGATCTTCTGGGTCATCATTTCTACGATGATGATTCCCGGTCAAGTGACGCTCGTGCCACTGTTCATCATGGTCGGGAACCTTGGCCTCATGGATACGCATTGGGCGTTGATCCTGCCTGATCTTTCAATGGTGTTCGGCGTATTCCTCATGAGGCAGTTCATGTATTCCATTCCGGATGAATTGCTGGAAGCTGCACGTATGGACGGTGCCAGTGAATGGCGGACGTTTTGGACAGTCGTCCTTCCACTTGCAAGACCTGGACTTGCTGCGCTCGGCATCTTCACGTTCATGAGCGTTTGGAACTCGTTCCTCTGGCCGATCATCGTGCTGAATACCGCGGAACTATACACGTTGCCAGTAGGGTTGAAAACATTGCAGGATGCGAACTTGGCTAGCTTTAAGCTACTCATGAGCGGTGCGGCGGTTGCTGCAATCCCGATGATCATCGTTTTCATCTTATTCCAGCGCTATTTCATCCAAGGCTTGACGCTTGGCGGCGTGAAGGAATGA
- a CDS encoding exo-beta-N-acetylmuramidase NamZ domain-containing protein, with product MMMGLNRVKLGVDVFFDRDLSDLRGKRLGLLTNQTGANAGLVSTIRLFHEHPELQLTALFAPEHGLLTNVKEGEKFTDAVHRSTGIPIYSLYGQTKKPTDAMMEQVDVVIFDIQDIGARYYTYIYTMAYMMEACARTGKRMIVLDRANPIGGESVEGNLVDPDYSSFVGLYPIPNRHGMTVGELAAYFNEEFHIRCELEVVGMEGWKRSSFQTENGLPWIPPSPNTTSLDMMLLYPGTCLVEGTNLSEGRGTTQPFEIIGAPFIDGEKLQDNVNALGLEGVRARALAFTPTYSNYHGQLCEGIQLHITNRRTFKPVESVAHILAVIASMYADKLEFLEYGNLRHPMFDLLAGNDVLRNGLLSGDINLYNEQCVRDTEKFMDTRERYLRYR from the coding sequence ATGATGATGGGGCTCAATCGGGTGAAGCTTGGCGTTGACGTCTTCTTCGATAGGGATCTGTCTGACTTGCGGGGGAAGCGGCTCGGTTTATTGACGAATCAAACAGGTGCAAATGCCGGGCTCGTCTCTACAATTCGGTTATTCCATGAACATCCGGAGCTTCAGCTGACAGCCCTTTTCGCACCGGAGCACGGGCTGTTGACGAATGTGAAGGAAGGGGAGAAATTCACAGATGCCGTCCATCGTTCCACCGGCATCCCGATATACAGCCTTTACGGACAGACGAAGAAACCAACGGACGCGATGATGGAACAAGTTGACGTCGTCATCTTCGATATTCAAGATATCGGCGCGAGGTATTACACGTATATCTACACAATGGCGTATATGATGGAAGCTTGCGCGCGGACAGGGAAAAGGATGATTGTCCTTGATCGAGCGAATCCAATCGGCGGGGAAAGTGTCGAAGGGAATTTGGTCGATCCAGATTACTCGTCTTTTGTCGGGCTTTACCCGATCCCGAATAGGCACGGCATGACCGTCGGTGAATTGGCCGCTTATTTCAATGAAGAGTTTCATATCAGATGCGAATTGGAAGTCGTCGGGATGGAAGGTTGGAAAAGAAGTTCATTCCAAACGGAGAATGGACTCCCTTGGATTCCGCCTTCGCCGAATACGACATCACTCGATATGATGCTGTTGTATCCGGGCACTTGTTTAGTGGAAGGGACGAATCTGTCCGAAGGGCGCGGGACGACGCAGCCGTTTGAAATTATCGGGGCTCCCTTTATTGACGGGGAGAAGCTGCAAGACAACGTAAATGCGCTAGGCTTGGAGGGTGTCCGGGCACGTGCGCTTGCTTTCACCCCGACATATTCAAATTATCATGGCCAGCTTTGCGAGGGGATTCAGCTTCATATTACGAATCGACGGACATTCAAGCCTGTGGAGTCGGTCGCCCATATCCTTGCAGTCATTGCATCGATGTATGCCGATAAACTCGAGTTTTTGGAGTATGGCAATTTGCGGCATCCGATGTTTGATTTGCTCGCAGGGAATGATGTTTTG